The Anas platyrhynchos isolate ZD024472 breed Pekin duck chromosome 32, IASCAAS_PekinDuck_T2T, whole genome shotgun sequence genomic sequence GCCCCGGTACATCTAAAGTAATTCCCTGGACTGGTGGCTGTCAGAATAAACCTTCAGGAGATCTGAGTCCTTTGGGGGATTCAGATGGAGCCAGGTGCAGTTCCCAGGGCACATTCACTGtcagcagtggtctttgtccaTGTAACTtaagcccagcccagcacattGAAACCCATTCAAAGACAAACCCCTTCTTCAGTGAGTTCTTGGGATTGGCCTAAAGTTGAAATGGCCACTGGGAACCCAAGATACTCTCCCTTATTCCTACTAGACTCCTGAATATCCATTAAGCTGCTTGAGTCATCTGTGGCAAGTTCCAGCTGAAAGACTCCAGAACAGGACACTTCAAATGGCTGAGACCTGAGACAGAGCCCGTCAGCTTGCCCCACTTTGGGAAATCATCCCCTTCCAACTATGggtatgaaaatgaaatatgtgaAATGACTCGTCGGGACAGAGTAAGGGAAAGTCACAGGTGTTGTGCTGCAGTGGCAGAAGGGAAAAAGCACTGCTTTATGCCTCAGACTGATCAAGGAGATCTAATCTTGTTCATCCATGAGATAAAACAAGCACTCTAAGCTGAGTGAAAGATGTTGAGTTGTGGCCTAAAATGAGGAAGAATGTTGATCACTGGTGAAGCAATTCTCTTTTTATGGCATCACAAAGGTATTTTACACAAGCACCATAACACTTAAATGTAATTTCCCACCCTGGCTCTCTCAtcctgtggggcaggggagagcGAGCTGACAGccaagggacacatttgggtgTGGAACGTggggcccagcagagacaaagaTTCAAGGAAGTGCAGAGGTGTGGTGGTACTCAGGTGGCCAGCCAAGTTCCACCATGGCTGCTCTACCACTCTCTTTCatgaagggggagaaaatatgacacaAAGGGCTTGAGGGATGAGATACAAATGGGGAAATGGCTCAAAAATTATtataatgggcaaaacagactcagaggaGGGAGATAGTaatatttattgcctattacgaACAAGCTagggaagtgagaaacaaaggaaagaaaccgaAAACACCTTCCCTCCCATCCACtgtcttccacctcctccctttgagcagcacaggggaatgggggaatggggttGTGGTCGGTCTATAGTGATttgtctccaccactccttcttggtcactcttgtcccctgtgctgtggggtccttcccacaggatgcagtccttggtgaactgctccagcatgggcttcccacaggcagcagctcttcaagaactgctccagatacgGGTCCATAACATGGGGTTCATCCCTcaggaacaaactgctccaacctggtcccccatgggcagcagctcctgccaggtgtggtgtaaatgcctgaagtaactaggaaaataaaactaacattcacacttttaaggaaaaggtacagcattgaagaggctttcagggtagggcataactgcattatctgagcattccctaggctcccaaccttagatgctatcgcgctggggaaacttggtgtgctagctctaaggaacaccacggagcgtagagtggagtggagacaccacggctaggctctgtaatcaggtggggcctcgattgttcttgtgcacaaagctgcactttttgccaccctaagccaaagacctgtcatgttttgacaaatgctgtaccctagtgtactttttgctcattataataccaaaacacacctccatcccaaaagctacccgcctccaaggtgcgaccccccctcactgagcatgcactctgaatttctcggagcctattactttaaacggagacgggaaaactttacaccaatcataactaagatatgcttgactagagccactcaagctccacctaaaagatagaaaataatataaattggcccaagagagaggggatgttagggaagataccattgtcaggggagataccatcccgaggacatacaacatccttaggacctcctgactcctgggatcagtcgacgggctgagcctctcttccccccccattgggacgcctttgggtgagatctgaatatttgcttataaatctctatagagtctttgatccttttaacgcgtttatttctaggctgcacacctgtaacacctgtaacacctataacacctgtaacacctataacacctataacacctgtaacacctgtaacacctgtaacacctataacacctataacatctgtaacacttataacatctataacatctataacatctgtaacatctgtaacatctgtaacacctgtaacacctgtaacacctgtataacatctgtaacacctataacacctgtgtatttcatgcatactagcttgcttttgcagatagtcactatcaccggcaatccaaaagaacctgattatctgttgctgtaataaaccatacttgattgcattgtgatagctctcattaatgcaaccagggtgagggtggttatccgtgatagttcagtgttctgaatctaaccagacccccagacggttaatgaattgttggtgaatgtctgaacggacccccaggtggttaatacgtttttggtgaatgtctgagcggacccccaggcggttattacgtttttggtgaatgtccgaacggacccccagttttggtgaatgtccgactggttcagtactctgaatccaaccgggcccgtaacggttaatcagctacacccctttaacgcgacaccaggtcacctgctcctgcgtggtctcctctccatgggctacaggtccggctaGGAATCTGCTCCAGTGGGGGTCCTCCACTGGCCGTggcctccatcagtgcaggtccacctgctccaccatggtctcctccacaggctgcagcttggAACCccgctccactgtggtactccgTGGACTGCAGGGGGAAAGACTGCTTCACCACAGTCCTTTCCAtgggccacaggggacttctgctcttgcacctggagcacctctccccctccttcttcactgatgtttgtgcctgcaaggctgtttctcactcctctcactctctcagctgctgtgtaGAGCAgcgttgtgtttttttttttttttttttttttttttttcctgtcttaaatatgctctcacagaggtacaaacaacatcgcttattggcttggctctggtaagcagtggggcccttacctaaTGTGGGGAaacttctagattcttctcacagaagctacccctatggccccctgctaccaaaaccttgccatgtaaacccactacagctggagagccaaggagtgatcagcaagacttgCCCACCTTTTAATAGTTCCATATGTCCAGTGTCTATATGTCATATGTCTAATGGCGAGcggaggctaacagtggactatcacggcctgaatgaagtcacaccactgctgagtgctgcagtaccagacatgctagaactccagtGCAAAAATGGAGTCTAAGGCAGCCAAATTGGTATACCAcaattgctaatgcatttttctccatccctttggcagcagcatgcaaaCCACAGTTtactttcacttggaggggcatctGGTACACCTGGAATtgactgccccaggggtggaaataCAGctctaccatttgccatggacagatccagtctgcactggaacaagggggagctcctgaacacctgcactACATAGATAACATCCTTGTGTGGGGCAACACTGCAGAAGGAGTTTTtgtaaaagggaagaaaataatccaaattcttctgaaatctggttttgccattaaacagagtaAGGTCAAgggacctgcacaggaaatccagttcttgggggtaaaatagCAGGATGGATATTGCCACATTCCGATGGATGTTATCAACAAAATAATGgccatgtctccaccaactactGAAATAGAAACAGGAGCTTTCCTAGGCCttgtgggattctggagaataCATGTTCCAGGCTACAGTCAGTTTGTGAGTCCTCTATATCCAGTGACTCGAAAAAGTAACTGTTttgagtggggccctgagcaacaacaggcctttgaacaaatcaaacaagaagTAGCCCAttcagtagcccttgggcctgtccatACCAGACCAGCTGTGAAAAACATActttacactgcagctggggaacaTGGTCTTACCTGGAGCCCTTGACAGAAAACCCCAGGAGAAACTTGAGGTTGACCTATGGGGTTCTGGAGCTGGGGTTACcaaggatcagaagccaattacaccccaactgaaaaggagatactAACAGCATATGAGAGGGTTCAAGCAGCTTCAGAAGCTGTGTGTacagaagcacagctcctcttggccCCATggttacctgtgttacattggatgttcaaagggaaaattcCCACTACACACTATGCATCTGATGCTATGTGGAGTAAGTGGGTAGTGTTAACTACACAGCGGGCTCAAATGGGCATACCTAACCacccaggaatcctggaagagatcaTGGACTGGCTGGAGGGCAGGGATTTTGGAGTaccaacagaagaggtaactcGTGCTGAAGAGGCACTACCATataatgagttgccagaagacagaaagcagtatgtgtTGTTCACTGATGGATCCTGCTGTGTGGTAGGGAAACattggaaatggaaagctgctgtgtggagtcccacacaAGTTGTcgaggccatggaaggggaaggtgagttgagtcagtatgcagaagtgaaagccatacAATTGGCCCTAGAGACTGCCGAAAGAAAAAAACGGCCAGTTCTGTATATCTACACTGACTCAttgatggtagcaaatgccctgtgggggtggttgcagcaatggaaacagagcaactggcagcacagaggaaaacctatctgggctgctaccctgtggcaagatatttcCGCCCAGGTAGAAAACCTGGACCTAAAGGTAcatcatgtagatgcccacatgcccaagagtcgtgctactgaagaacatcagaacaacgTGGATCGAGCTTCAAAAATTGGTGGCTCAGGTAGACTTGGACTGGGGACGTTAGAGTGATCTGTTTGTAGCTCAATGAGCCCAGGAAATATCAGGACAtttggggagggatgccacataCAGATGGTCTCATGATTGaagggtggacctgaccattgaTGCCATCACATAGGTTACCCATGAATGTGAAATGTCTGCTGCGATCAAGAAATGCATGACGGCAAAATCTCCCTGGAATAGCGGGAGGTGGCTAGGGTTTCGATATGGTGAGGCCTGGAAAATTGACAACATCAGACCATTCCCACAAACCCGCCAAAGCAAACGGTGCATACTCACTATTGTAGAAGCAGCTACTGGGTGGTTGGAAACATACCCAGTAAACCTGTGGCCTGAAACACCATCTTGGGCCTAGAAAGGcaagtttcagaaaataatacatGTATAGAGAACAATAACAGCAAATGGttgtcctcatttttttttttgaaaaaaaaaataatgccaaaaaacaaaccacaataGTCTGCGTCCTGTCAGGATTGTGGGTCCATTATTGATGATGAAGAAATAGCCATTGAAATAGTTTCCTCACTGCATTCTTGATCTCCTTCTTagtcatgctgtagatgaagggattcactgctggaggtaccACTGAGTACAAAAATGACACCAGGTTAAGGGGtagggaggagatggaggggggcttcaggtagacAAACCTGATGTTACTAAGACACAGGGAGGTAatggccaggtgagggaggcacgtggaaaaggctttgtgcaggCCCTGCTCAGAAGGCATCCtccatgaaaacaaagcatCCAGCACCTAAATAGATGTTAACCAGAAGAACCCTAGCTTTCCTGAAGTAGATGTCTGAGCAGGAGCACTTGGAGGAGTGCTTAAGTCTATTCTAGCTGAAACCAGAACAGGGGACCATATGCAATTCACCTTGGAGGGAATGAAAAATGAGTGGGGCTGTTTGTGAGACCACTTGAAGAAGGTCCTGTAACTCAGACACATTGCTGTTACAGCAAAGGTGGCTGTTCAGAGGAGACCATGTTATTCAGGCTGTCCACCCTGTCAGCCAAGGGAGTTTGCACTGTGTGACTCACTCGGGGCAAAGAGTGGACTCTGTGCTGCTGTCTGGCCACTGGGGCTGCTTCTtcatgtggcagctgggctgttgGCCCTGAGCCTCTTTTGTATGCTGGcactgctcccccagctccagagaaGATGGGAGGAGATAGCAGCTGAGACCAGTGACATTCTCATGGCTTCTTTATTGCTTTATCCACACAGGAATCCGTGTTCTGCAAGAATATAAGATGATTGGATGAAagtaaataacaaataaaacaattaatagACAGGATACCACAAACAACataattaaatcaaaatcaCAAGTTcgaggaaataataataatgattataaAACTAAAGGAATATCaagctattgttttttttttttttttttttttttttttttttttttttagataacaTATTTGTCCCATTAGTATTATAGGCACATTATCAATGCTGAAAAAACATGTATCCAAAGAGTTTCCACaaggcatccttgagctcctggttcctcatgctgtaaatgagggggttcactgctggaggcaccactgagtacagaactgccaccactAGGTCCAAGGATGAGGAAAAGTTTGAGGGGGGTTTCAGGTAGGCAACCATGGCAGTACTGAGAGTCAGAGAGAAAATGgcaaggtgagggaggcacgtggaaaaggctttgtgctgaccctgctcagagggcatcttcagcacagccctgaagatctgcacataagaaaatgaaatgaaaacaaaacatgcaaatGCTAAACAGAGACTAACTATAAGAaccccaacttccctgaggtaggcatctgagcaggagagcttgaggatctgggggatttcacagaagaactggtccacagcattgccttggcagaggggcaaggaaaatgtattggctgtgtgcaggacagcattgagaaagccactgccccaagcagctgctgcaatctgggcacaagctctccTGCCCaagaggctcccgtagtgcaggggcttgcagatagcaacgtagcggtcataggccatgacggtgaggagggaatactctgctccaatcaagaaaacaaaaaagaagacctgtggaGCACATCCTTTATAGGAGATAGCTCTGGTGTCCCAAAGgcaattggccatggctttgggcagagtggtggagatgcatcccatgtcgaggagggcgaggttgaggaggaagaagtacatgggggtgtggaggtggtagtcgcaggctacggcagtgaggatgaggccgttgcccaggagggcagccaggtagatgcccaggaagagcgcgaagtgcaggagctgcagctcccgcgtgtctgcaaatgccagcaggagaaactcactcacagagctgatgttgggcatttgctgccCTTCATCAAGAAGACTgccaaagaagtaaaaaaaaataaattgactgTTAGGGGAAATTCCTGTGAGCAATACACATTTCATTCCTCATTGaaaccttcacattgcctttctTTTCAGGGGGATCTTTGTCTCTCTCTGTAGCTCAAGCCATGCTTTGTGCTGGCTGAGTGTCCTGTACACAGCAGCCACCTCTGTCCATCAGCCCCCTGATGGGCCTTGTGCTCCAGAGCTGTGGTAAATGTTGTTGTGGGGGCAAACCTCTGCCAGAGGTCACATCCAGGAGGGCTGCTCTGTTCAGCCACTGGTgaccagctgctggctgcttgcagCACTCAACTTGGGTATGGCTGCACTCAGAGGTTGTGCTGAAAAATcacctgggctgtgctgggagaagaGGGCACCAGCTCCAAGTGCAGATGGAAAAGACTCCATTTTAGCACAGCTGTGCAGAATTCAATGACAAGTACGTGACAAGGATGCTGATTCACAAGGGCAGATCAAGGGAACTTGGACATTGTCAAGACCCCTAATTATCCTCCGCCAGAGCTCTAGCTGCacaggaggcagctcctgccctggaCAATGTGGACTTGATGGCAGAGCACAGGGAGCCTCCAATATTCTCCTTGCCATTACAGAGGCTGTgcaagggaggaggggaaaccaGGGGCTGCTGCAAGGAAGGCATCTGCACTGCAGGGAATGGCAGGGTGGGAGCGGCTCCCTCTCACTGcctgcccatgtccctgctgcctgcagctgtcgcTGCCAGCAGTTCTTTCTCTATCCCCATGCCTCCTCCCGTccatgctcacagaccccattcCCCCTGCTGTATGCCCAGTTCTGCCATGCAGACACCTTCGGCAGACGGGGACCTCTCTGGGGAcatctccctgcctgcaggtcCTAACAACCAGCTCAGAAAACCCCTGGTGCAGTCTGTAAGCAGGAAGAACGGAAGGGATATTCTCCGGTTCATCACTAACCTGTTTATGTCTCAGTTCAGTGCAATAGGAAGCTCAATCACCTGTGCAAATCCAAGCACCCCATTAACACAGTGCCCCAGAGTCAGAGCAGGAAAATGTAGACAGAGACTGCAGAATGTGCCTTCTCTTTGCAGGAGCCTCTGCCCTGCCCATCCTCTGCCCAAGCCCCTgggctccccaggcaggctgagtgctgagcctggcaggcagcagagggctttccctggcacacagcccctggggtaCAGCAGGgatcctgctctgcaccacagccctggccacccctgtAGGTACCCTGCAGCACCTTCTCCTCCACACTGCACAAGTCACGAGAGAcatcctggcagctcctggccaggcAGACGTCCCAGATCCAGGAGCCCCTTCCAGGAATCTACCCTACActgtcctgcagccagagacttaccgtgTGCAGAGCTatgaagatttctcctgcactgagctctcctctgcctggaCCCTTCAGGCTGCCTGGAATCCCTTTCTGCCTGGGTGCCTGCGGTCCAagcccccagcactgctgcactgtgcagaggagctgctcctgggcagagctgtctctctgcaccaggaccctcttgccaggagctctctctgtcccaggagcctggcccagctcaccagcagaagcccagcagaggcccagcctaAGGCATTGTAATGACCTCTCTGGTGGCTTTGGTGATGAGCCCACAAACTGATGTGTGGAAAAGACTCCACAAACATAGGGATGTAAAGTAGGTATACTTTATTGTGGTGCACCAGGTGCACTGGGAATAGGTTCCGTCAGAAAGGTGTGTGTCTGCCCGGTCGTCTCTCACAACTTTATACATGAACTGTGACATATTACATGAGCTCTAATACAGATTCATTAATTTCCCCCAAAAGGCGGACCTCTTCCAAGTACTCATTTCCATACTCCCCGCCCTTAGCTCCTTCCGGTTGTGCCTGCACAGTGTAGCCCAGTGgtcgtgggcaggggtctttcaGGATGAAGGCaacgagga encodes the following:
- the LOC140000514 gene encoding olfactory receptor 14A16-like, translating into MPNISSVSEFLLLAFADTRELQLLHFALFLGIYLAALLGNGLILTAVACDYHLHTPMYFFLLNLALLDMGCISTTLPKAMANCLWDTRAISYKGCAPQVFFFVFLIGAEYSLLTVMAYDRYVAICKPLHYGSLLGRRACAQIAAAAWGSGFLNAVLHTANTFSLPLCQGNAVDQFFCEIPQILKLSCSDAYLREVGVLIVSLCLAFACFVFISFSYVQIFRAVLKMPSEQGQHKAFSTCLPHLAIFSLTLSTAMVAYLKPPSNFSSSLDLVVAVLYSVVPPAVNPLIYSMRNQELKDALWKLFGYMFFQH